From the genome of Bos taurus isolate L1 Dominette 01449 registration number 42190680 breed Hereford chromosome 27, ARS-UCD2.0, whole genome shotgun sequence, one region includes:
- the PRIMPOL gene encoding DNA-directed primase/polymerase protein isoform X6, translating into MKRKWEATLKQIEERASHYERKPLSSVYRPRLSKPEEPPSIWKLFHRQTQAFNFVKSCKQEVHVFALECKVGDGQRIYLVTTYTQLWFYYKSRRNLLHCYEVIPENAVCKLYFDLEFNKLANPGADGKKMVALLIEHVCKALQEFYTVNCSAEDVLNLDSSTEEKFSRHLIFQLHDVAFKDNIHVGNFVRKILQPAFHLIASEDEDMTPETTGHEFTHFSETPSEQGTCFSKMSTDIDVGESQTSNSEKLGRLGSAQQSSPDLSFLIVKNDMGEKRLFVDLGVYTRNRNFRLYKSSKIGKYVALEVAEDNKFFPIQSKNISKENQYFLSSLVSNVRFSDALRILTCDVPQSKQRVQCFSRTGTSVEAIEGFQCSPYPEIDQFVLSLVNKNGIKGGIRRWNYFFPEELLVYDICKYRWCENIGRAHRSNNIMILVDLKNEVWYQKCHDPVCKAENFKSDWRGVYNRYNSGH; encoded by the exons ATGAAGAGAAAATGGGAAGCAACACTGAAGCAGATTGAGGAGCGAGCATCCCATTATGAGAGGAAACCGTTGTCCTCGGTGTACAGACCGAGGTTGTCCAAGCCAGAAGAACCACCTTCCATTTGGAAACTGTTTCATCGGCAAACTCaggcttttaattttgttaaaagctGTAAACAG GAAGTtcatgtatttgctttggaatgcAAAGTGGGTGATGGACAGCGCATTTACCTCGTAACAACCTATACTCAACTTTGGTTTTATTATAAATCCCG AAGAAATCTCTTACACTGCTATGAAGTCATTCCTGAAAATGCTGTGTGCAAGCTTTATTTTGATTTGGAATTTAACAAACTTGCCAATCCAGGAGCTGATGGGAAAAAGATGGTTGCATTACTCATTGAG CATGTTTGTAAAGCCCTTCAAGAGTTTTACACAGTTAACTGTTCAGCTGAAGATGTTCTCAACTTGGATTCTAGCACGGAGGAAAAATTTAGCCGCCATTTAATATTTCAACTCCATGATGTGGCATTTAAAGATAATATTCATGTTG gtAATTTTGTGCGAAAAATCTTGCAGCCTGCTTTTCACTTAATTGCCAGTGAAGATGAGGATATGACCCCAGAGACGACGGGCCATGAATTTACCCATTTTTCTGAAACACCAAGTGAACAAGGAACTTGCTTTAGTAAAATGTCCACAGATATCGACGTAGGAGAGAGCCAGACATCGAATTCAGAGAAACTGGGGAGGCTGGGGTCGGCTCAGCAAAGCAGTCCTGATCTTTCGTTTTTAATAGTGAAGAATGACATGGGAGAAAAGCGTCTTTTTGTGGATCTGG gaGTTTACACCAGGAATAGAAACTTTCGACTGTATAAATCATCAAAAATAGGAAAGTATGTGGCTTTGGAAGTTGCTGAAGATAACAAATTTTTTCCTATACAATCGAAGAATATTTCGAAAGAAAATCAATACTTCCTGTCTTCTTTGGTCAGCAATGTCAG gttcTCAGATGCTTTACGAATTCTGACATGTGACGTACCTCAAAGTAAACAGCGAGTTCAGTGTTTCAGTCGTACCGGTACTTCAG TAGAAGCCATTGAAGGTTTTCAGTGTTCACCTTACCCTGAAATTGATCAATTTGTTCTCTCACTGGTGAATAAAAATGGCATTAAAGGAG GAATTCGGCGGTGGAACTACTTTTTCCCAGAAGAATTGTTGGTTTATGACATTTGTAAATACCGCTGGTGTGAAAACATTGGAAGAGCCCACAGGAGTAATAATATCAT
- the PRIMPOL gene encoding DNA-directed primase/polymerase protein isoform X5, whose amino-acid sequence MKRKWEATLKQIEERASHYERKPLSSVYRPRLSKPEEPPSIWKLFHRQTQAFNFVKSCKQEVHVFALECKVGDGQRIYLVTTYTQLWFYYKSRRNLLHCYEVIPENAVCKLYFDLEFNKLANPGADGKKMVALLIEHVCKALQEFYTVNCSAEDVLNLDSSTEEKFSRHLIFQLHDVAFKDNIHVGNFVRKILQPAFHLIASEDEDMTPETTGHEFTHFSETPSEQGTCFSKMSTDIDVGESQTSNSEKLGRLGSAQQSSPDLSFLIVKNDMGEKRLFVDLGVYTRNRNFRLYKSSKIGKYVALEVAEDNKFFPIQSKNISKENQYFLSSLVSNVRFSDALRILTCDVPQSKQRVQCFSRTGTSVEAIEGFQCSPYPEIDQFVLSLVNKNGIKGGIRRWNYFFPEELLVYDICKYRWCENIGRAHRSNNIMILVDLKNEVWYQKCHDPVCKAENFKSDCFPLPAEVCLLSLLKE is encoded by the exons ATGAAGAGAAAATGGGAAGCAACACTGAAGCAGATTGAGGAGCGAGCATCCCATTATGAGAGGAAACCGTTGTCCTCGGTGTACAGACCGAGGTTGTCCAAGCCAGAAGAACCACCTTCCATTTGGAAACTGTTTCATCGGCAAACTCaggcttttaattttgttaaaagctGTAAACAG GAAGTtcatgtatttgctttggaatgcAAAGTGGGTGATGGACAGCGCATTTACCTCGTAACAACCTATACTCAACTTTGGTTTTATTATAAATCCCG AAGAAATCTCTTACACTGCTATGAAGTCATTCCTGAAAATGCTGTGTGCAAGCTTTATTTTGATTTGGAATTTAACAAACTTGCCAATCCAGGAGCTGATGGGAAAAAGATGGTTGCATTACTCATTGAG CATGTTTGTAAAGCCCTTCAAGAGTTTTACACAGTTAACTGTTCAGCTGAAGATGTTCTCAACTTGGATTCTAGCACGGAGGAAAAATTTAGCCGCCATTTAATATTTCAACTCCATGATGTGGCATTTAAAGATAATATTCATGTTG gtAATTTTGTGCGAAAAATCTTGCAGCCTGCTTTTCACTTAATTGCCAGTGAAGATGAGGATATGACCCCAGAGACGACGGGCCATGAATTTACCCATTTTTCTGAAACACCAAGTGAACAAGGAACTTGCTTTAGTAAAATGTCCACAGATATCGACGTAGGAGAGAGCCAGACATCGAATTCAGAGAAACTGGGGAGGCTGGGGTCGGCTCAGCAAAGCAGTCCTGATCTTTCGTTTTTAATAGTGAAGAATGACATGGGAGAAAAGCGTCTTTTTGTGGATCTGG gaGTTTACACCAGGAATAGAAACTTTCGACTGTATAAATCATCAAAAATAGGAAAGTATGTGGCTTTGGAAGTTGCTGAAGATAACAAATTTTTTCCTATACAATCGAAGAATATTTCGAAAGAAAATCAATACTTCCTGTCTTCTTTGGTCAGCAATGTCAG gttcTCAGATGCTTTACGAATTCTGACATGTGACGTACCTCAAAGTAAACAGCGAGTTCAGTGTTTCAGTCGTACCGGTACTTCAG TAGAAGCCATTGAAGGTTTTCAGTGTTCACCTTACCCTGAAATTGATCAATTTGTTCTCTCACTGGTGAATAAAAATGGCATTAAAGGAG GAATTCGGCGGTGGAACTACTTTTTCCCAGAAGAATTGTTGGTTTATGACATTTGTAAATACCGCTGGTGTGAAAACATTGGAAGAGCCCACAGGAGTAATAATATCAT